In Candidatus Bathyarchaeia archaeon, the genomic window GAGTTAGGGCAATTAACCGTATTCACTTTAAGACCCTATGTCATTATATGGAAGATTGAAAGGGGCCACAGCAATCTTGATCTGATAGATTCAAAGTATAGGTCCTGTTATGATGTGAGTTCTGATATACCAGATCAAAACGCATGCAAGCTGTGTCAGTAAAAATATCAGTATGTACCTTTTAATATTCACGGCTCAACATCCAAAGCTCGCGGTACCCCACATATAAAGATTTAGCAGACCAGCTCGGAGAATGATCTTATATGGCGGCTTACCTATTCTTCGTGGACCCCTCGATTCTAACTAGTTCATGTAGACTGCCAGGTTCAGCCAGATGCAGTAAATAGGAGACGGCTAACTGGTTAGTGGCTTTGGTGCCGGGGACGGGTTTCGAACCCGCGACCTCTCTCCGGATGTGTGCCGTCTTAAATGCAACACCTCTGGATTATGAGTCCAGCGCTTTGATCTAGGCCCGATGTCTTCTAACCGGCTGAGCCACCCCGGCTCCTTATGTGTGTTGGGTCAATAGCTATAAAAGTATAGATCCCTAAACTCTATTTATTGGTCACGGAAAGGGTGCAAAGGCTTGATGGCGCCAGAGTTCCTAACTCTCAAAGACATTGACATTGTGGGTAAAACCGTATTCCTCAGACTGGACATAAACTCGCCCATCGACCCAGAGACGGGGCAGATTCTTGATGATACACGAATCAGGGCTGCAGCCCCCACAGTTAAAGAACTAAGCAAGTCTCGTCTCGTTATAGGCTCTCACCAGAGCCGCCCTGGCAAAGATGACTTCACGTCCCTAAGAGCACATGCAGCCGTCTTAAGGAGGTACTGTGGCAGAAACGTGAAGTTTATCGACGATGTGATGGGGCCGTCAGCTAGGGCGGCAATACAAGAGCTACGTAACGGTGAAGTCCTCGTCTTGGACAATTTAAGGTTCTGCTCCGAAGAGAACATAGAGGCGCCGGCTAAACAGCTAGTTAAGACACATCTAGTCAGGCGTCTCGCCCCTCTTTTTGATGTTTTTGTTAACGACGCCTTTGCAGCAGCCCATCGGTCTCAAGCATCGCTAGTCGGCTTCGCTGAGCTTATGCCCTCAGCAGCTGGGTTGATTATGGAGAAGGAAATCAAAAACATAAGTGGAATTCTTCAGAATCCTCGGCGGCCCTGTGTGTATCTTCTAGGCGGTGTAAAGGTGTCAGATAGGGTAGCCGTTATAGAGAATGCGTTGAAGAGCCAAAAAGTAGATTATGTCTTGTTAGGGGGACT contains:
- a CDS encoding phosphoglycerate kinase, translated to MAPEFLTLKDIDIVGKTVFLRLDINSPIDPETGQILDDTRIRAAAPTVKELSKSRLVIGSHQSRPGKDDFTSLRAHAAVLRRYCGRNVKFIDDVMGPSARAAIQELRNGEVLVLDNLRFCSEENIEAPAKQLVKTHLVRRLAPLFDVFVNDAFAAAHRSQASLVGFAELMPSAAGLIMEKEIKNISGILQNPRRPCVYLLGGVKVSDRVAVIENALKSQKVDYVLLGGLLGEFFLKAAGFNLGVENEKKLQEHLKFLDKARSILASNKDKIVLPVDLAVNREGERVDLALKDFPVDEVIMDIGIETTAKYSSILKNAGSVITDGPLGVFEYQAFNFGTKGVLEAMAESKAFTLAGGGHVAGALEILGLADKISHISTGGGAMLALLAGDPLPAVEALKRSAKRFKGKL